The Podospora pseudocomata strain CBS 415.72m chromosome 3, whole genome shotgun sequence genome window below encodes:
- the CDC10 gene encoding cell division control protein (EggNog:ENOG503NUHB; COG:D; COG:T; COG:Z) — protein sequence MAAMPAATIYPQSHVGFDSITSQIERKLLKRGFQFNVICVGQTGLGKSTLINTIFASHLIESKGRLLPDETIRSTTEIQSVSHIIEENGVRLRLNIVDTPGYGDLINNDRCWDPIVKYIKDQHSAYLRKELTAQRERYIQDTRIHCCLFFIQPSGHSLKPIDIVVLKKLSDVVNVVPVIAKSDSLTLEERMAFKERIKEEFAFHNLKMYPYDNEEFDDEERAVNSQIKSLIPFAVVGSEKSIIVNNKQVRGRQNRWGVINVEDETHCEFVYLRNFLLRTHLQDLIETTSQIHYETFRAKQLLALKDPSAQGHGSRPISPAADREMSRSSQRMTMNGY from the exons ATGGCCGCCATgcctgctgccaccatctACCCCCAGAGCCACGTTGGTTTCGACAGCATCACGTCCCAGATCGAGCGCAAGTTGCTCAAGCGTGGCTTCCAGTTCAACGTCATCTGCGTCG GCCAGACGGGTCTCGGCAAGTCGACCTtgatcaacaccatcttcgCCTCGCACCTCATCGAGTCCAAGGGCAGGTTGCTCCCTGACGAGACCATTCGCTCCACCACCGAGATCCAGTCCGTTTCGCACATCATCGAGGAGAACGGCGTCCGCCTCAGACTCAACATTGTCGATACCCCCGGTTATGGcgacctcatcaacaacgacaggTGCTGGGACCCTATCGTCAAGTACATCAAGGACCAGCACTCGGCCTACCTCCGCAAGGAACTCACTGCCCAGCGTGAGCGCTACATTCAGGACACGCGCATCCACTGCTGCTTGTTCTTCATCCAGCCATCGGGTCACTCCCTTAAGCCCATCGATATTGTCGTGCTCAAGAAGCTCTCTGATGTTGTCAACGTCGTTCCCGTCATCGCCAAGTCCGATTCCCTGACTTTGGAGGAGCGCATGGCTTTCAAGGAGCGCatcaaggaggagtttgctttccacaacctcaagatGTACCCCTATGACAACGAGGAatttgacgacgaggagcgTGCTGTCAACAGCCAGATTAAG AGCTTGATTCCTTTCGCCGTCGTCGGTTCCGAGAAGTCAATCatcgtcaacaacaagcaagtCCGCGGCCGCCAGAACCGGTGGGGAGTGATCAACGTTGAGGACGAGACCCACTGCGAGTTTGTCTACCTCCGAaatttcctcctccgcacccACCTCCAGGACCTCATCGAGACGACATCTCAAATTCACTACGAGACCTTCCGCGCCAAGCAGCTCTTGGCCCTCAAGGACCCCAGTGCCCAGGGCCACGGCAGCAGACCCATCAGCCCGGCTGCTGACCGCGAGATGAGCCGCAGCTCGCAAAGAATGACCATGAACGGCTACTAA
- a CDS encoding hypothetical protein (EggNog:ENOG503P7F9; COG:J), translating into MAMAAPAMRMASSASFLPRLLPPTAFAASRVQVLVRQLSLPLFPNLNIAIPVGISLGLPSLPEVLEGIWEGILKAVPKKKTSHMKKRHRQMAGKAIKDVTALCVCPACGGMKRMHYVCPTCASRLRGFLHQEAKAKEEAQAEEEVKAKTK; encoded by the exons ATGGCAATGGCGGCACcagcgatgaggatggcttcctcggcctctttcctccccagactcctcccaccaacagCCTTCGCGGCATCAAGGGTCCAGGTTCTTGTACGACAACTCTCGCTCCCCCTGtttcccaacctcaacatcgCCATCCCAGTAGGCATCTCGCTCGGTCTTCCATCACTACCAGAAGTCTTGGAGGGGATTTGGGAGGGTATTCTCAAGGCTGtaccaaagaagaagacatcGCACATGAAGAAGAGACACAGACAAATGGCCGGCAAGGCTATCAAGGATGTAACGGCGCTTTGCGTCTGCCCGGCGTGTGGTGGGATGAAGCGTATGCATTATGTCTGCCCTACCTGCGCATCAA GACTCAGGGGGTTTCTGCAccaggaggccaaggccaaggaggaggctcaagccgaggaagaggtcaAGGCTAAGACCAAATAA